GACCGTCCGGAGGTGCGCAACGCGTTCCGGCCCCACACGGTCGACGAGCTCTACGCCGCCCTGGACCACGCCCGGACCAGCTCCGACGTGGGTGTGGTGCTGCTGACGGGCAATGGCCCGAGCCCGAAGGACGGCGGCTGGGCCTTCTGCTCCGGCGGCGATCAGCGCATCCGCGGTCGCAGCGGCTACCAGTACGCGAGCGGCGAGACCGCCGACACCGTCGACAAGGCCCGCGCCGGCCGCCTGCACATCCTGGAGGTGCAGCGGCTGATCCGGTTCATGCCGAAGGTCGTGATCGCGCTGGTCAACGGCTGGGCCGCGGGCGGTGGGCACAGCCTGCACGTCACCTGCGACCTGACCCTCGCCTCCCGCGAGCACGCCCGGTTCAAGCAGACCGACGCCGACGTGGGCAGCTTCGACGGCGGCTACGGCAGCGCCTATCTCGCCAAGATGGTCGGCCAGAAGTTCGCGCGGGAGATCTTCTTCCTCGGCGACACCTACACGGCCGAGGAGATGCACCACATGGGTGCGGTGAACAAGGTCGTCGACCACGCCGAGCTCGAGAACGTCGCGCTCGAATGGGCGGAGCGGATCAACGGCAAGTCGCCGCAGGCCCGGCGCATGCTCAAGTACGCGTTCAACCTGCAGGACGACGGGCTCGTCGGCCAGCAGCTGTTCGCGGGCGAGGCCACCCGTCTGGCGTACATGACGGACGAGGCCGTCGAGGGCCGCGACGCCTTCCTCGAGAAGCGCGATCCCGACTGGTCGCCGTACCCGCACTACTACTGACCGTTCGACCCCGTCGGTGCAGTTCGCGCGGTGAACCGTTCCTCGCCCCTGCTGCAGGGCGCGCGAGGATCGGTTCACCGCGCGAAGACGTTCAGGCTCGGGTCGCCGCCGATCGTCCGGCCCCGTCGCGGCGACCCTCAGGCACCGTCGCGGCGACGCCGGCGACCCTCATGCACAGTCGCGACAGTAGGGCTGCTCGCCTTCGGCCGAGGCCTTGCGGCTGTGGTGCTGGACGAGGAAACACCGCATGCAGGTGAACTCGTTCTCCTGCTTCGGCACGACCTGGACGCTGAGTTCCTCGGCGGACAGGTCGGACAGGTCCGCGCCGGGCAGATCGAGCGTCTCGAGAACGTCCACCTCGTCGGTGTCGGCGGTCGCGGCCGGCTTCAGATCGAGATCGTCGAGCGCAGTTCCGCCGCCACCCAGGATGTCGGTGGTGCGGGGAGCGTCGTAGTCGGTCGCCATGGCAGTTCTCCTCACTCGATGTCGGTCGGTGTGTCTCCGGCACATCCGGTGTGATGTCCGGAAGTACACGAGGGCCGACGCGGGGCTGTCGTGGGCACCGCGCCGTCGGCTATGACACCTTCTATGTCCACTTCGATGCTTCGTCAAACTCGCTGCTGAGAGTTACGCGTCCGGCGTGTGCTGTCCGGCACACTGTGTGCCATGACCGACCGCGACACGCCGCATCCCGCCCACATCCGCCCGCCGGGCGTCACCGACGCCACCGTGAAGGCCACCGGAAAGCTCTCCGAGGCGCTCGAGACGGTCGAGCAGGCCCGCGGGCACCTGTACGCCTTCCACCAGCTCATGGGCCGCGCCGACCTGCTCACCGGGGAGGCCGAGGAGCTGCTGCGCGAGGCCGGACACGAGGGGATCGCCGACCGGCTCGCCGCCGAGATCATCGGTCGCAACATCGCCGAGGGCCGCTGGACCTTCCAGCTCGTCGAGGAGTTCGACGACGGCTACTGGTCCGATTTCCGGAGTTTCGAGAAGCACGTGCGCGACGAGCTGGTGGCAGGCAGGCGTCATCTCTTCGAGGCCGAGATGAAGGAGGCGCGCCGGACGCACGGCCGTCGCCACCACGAGGCCCGTCCGGCCGAGGAGCAGTGACGTGGAGGTTCTGGGCAGCCGCACGATCCTGCGGCCGCGCGACTACGAGGCGGCCCTCGAGTTCTACGGCACCACCCTCGGCCTGGCGATCTCCCGGGAGTATCCGGGCGGCACGGTGTTCTTCGCCGGGCAGTCCCTGATCGAGGTCGCCGCGCACGGCCGGTCCGACGACGACGCCCCGCAGGTCTTCCACGGCGCGCTGTGGTTGCAGGTGCGCGACGTCTACGAGGTGGAGGCCGAGCTCGCCCTGAAGGGTGTGCGCATCGTCCGGGGTGCGAAGCAGGAGCCGTGGGGGCTGCACGAGCTGTGGATCGCCGATCCCGACGGGGTCCCGATCGTGCTGGTGCAGATCCCTCCGGACCATCCGATCCGCCGCGACGTCCGCTGAACCGGCGGCGGTCGCCCCGGCCGGTCCCGGGGCGACCGCCGGGCAGCGGTGATCTTGCCCACAAGCCGCGCGGTCTGCTCTTCGCTCCGCTCATGGTCGGGGTACCGAACTCCCACGTCGCCGGGCGCGATCCACACGAAGTTCACACCACCGTCGCTGTACATTCACACACCTGCTACCCCACAATCGACAGACGTGACCGCAGAGTTCGTCGTGCTCCTGGTGGTGGTCGTCACTGCCCTCGCTTTCGATTTCACCAACGGCTTCCACGACACCGGCAACGCCATGGCGACGTCCATCGCCACCGGTGCCCTCAAGCCCAAGGTTGCGGTCGCACTGTCCGCGATCCTCAATCTCGTCGGCGCCTTCCTCTCCGTGGAGGTCGCCGCGACGGTCGCGAAGGGTGTCGTCAACCTCGACACCGTCGGCGGCTCCGATCTGTTGCTGATCGTCTTCGCCGGTCTGGTGGGCGCGATCCTGTGGAACATCTCGACCTGGCTGTTCGGCCTGCCGTCGAGCTCGTCCCACGCGCTGTTCGGCGGTCTGATCGGTGCGGCCCTGGCCTCCATCGGTACGAGCGGCGTGGTGTGGGACGGGGTCCTGGGCAAGGTCCTCCTGCCCGCCTTCCTCGCCCCGGTGGTCGCGGCCCTGGTCTCCACGGTCGGTATCTGGTCGATGCACCGGCTCACCCGGCCCGTCTCCACCGAGACACGCGACCGCGGTTTCCGGATGGGGCAGATCGGCACCGCCTCCCTGATGTCCCTCGCGCACGGCACGAACGACGCGCAGAAGACGATGGGCGTGATCTTCCTGGCGCTGGTCGCGCACGGCAGCATCACCGCCGACACCGAGATGCCGTTCTGGGTGAAGGTCGCGTGTGCCGTGGCGATCGCCCTCGGCACCTATCTCGGCGGCTGGCGCATCATCCGCACCCTGGGCAAGGGCCTGGTCGAGATCGCCCCGCCGCAGGGTCTGGCCGCCGAGTCGTCGTCCGCCGCGATCATCCTCACCTCGAGCCATTTCGGTCTGCCGCTGTCGACGACGCACGTCGCCACCGGTTCGATCCTCGGCACCGGGCTGGGCACCAAGGGCGCCGAGGTGCGTTGGTCGGTCGCCCGCCGCATGGTCGTCGCGTGGGTCATCACCCTGCCCTGCGCTGCCTTCGTCGGTGCGATGTGCTGGACCCTCGCGCACGTGATCGGTGGTATGCCGGGTGTGCTGGTGGTCTTCGGCATCCTGTGCGCTCTGGCGCTGTTCATGTACTTCCGTTCGCGGCAGCAGCCCGTCGACGCCTCCAACGTCACCGCCGACTGGGAGGACGGCTCCCTCGCTCCCGCCGGCAGTTCGTCCGACGCCCTCGCACCGGAGGCCCGCCCGTGAACCTGCTGACCCACACCCTCGACTCCCTCTGGCAGGTCGTCCTCGTCGGTCTCCTGCTCGGCGCGGGTCTGCCCTCCCTGTTCGCCCTGGGGATCCGCGCGCTCGACACGGGACGCGGCAGCGACGGTTCGCCCGCTCCCCTGGCCGTCGCCGGGGCCGTCGTGTGCTTCGCGATCGTGGCCCTGGCCGTGCTGGCAGGCATCCTGCTGCTGGCCTCCGACTTCCTCGCCGGAACGTTCGGCATCGAAATCTTCTGATCGGGGTGACGGGTGGCTCTCCCGCCGTTTCTCGCTTCCATCGTCGAATGGCTCCGCGCCGGCTATCCCGAGGGCGTCCCGGAGCAGGACTACGTGCCGCTGTTCGCCCTGCTGGCCCGGCGGCTGTCCGACGAGGAGGTCGCCCAGGTCGCGAACGCCCTGATCGAGAACGGTGACCTCCCGATCACCCAGATCGACATCGCCGTGCTCGTCAGCAAGATCACCAACAACATGCCCTCCCCCGAGGACGTGGACCGTGTCCGGCGCCATCTCGAGAGCAGCGGCTGGGACACCACGGAATACGAACTGTGACCGCCCTGCTCGAGACGCTGCCCGTACCGTCCGGACGCGACGCCCTGTCGGTGCTGCCCGCCCTGAGCCGCATGCTCGACGGTGACGGCCCCGCGCTGCTCCCCGTGCCCGCGGGTGACCCCCGGGAGATCCGGCGGCTCACCGACGCCCTGAGCCCCGGCGAACCGATCGAACCCGGCGTCGGTCTGGTGGTCGCGACCTCCGGCACGACCGGCATCCCGAAGGGCGCGCAACTGACCGCCGCCGCCCTGCGCGCGAGCGGCGAGGCCACCTACACGCGGATCGGGGGTCCCGGCTCGTGGCTGCTGGCGCTGCCGCCCCACCACATCGCGGGCATGCAGGTGCTCCTGCGCAGCCTGCTCGCAGGCACCGAACCCGTCGTCGTCGACGTCTCGCACGGTTTCGATCCCGCCGGGCTGCCCGCCGCGGTGGACGCCATGCCCGGCCCCCGGCGATACAGCTCGATGGTCCCCACTCAGCTGATCAAGGTGCTCGACCATCCCGCGGCGGTCGACGCCCTGGCCCGTCTCGACGCGATCCTGCTCGGCGGTGCCGCCACCCCCCTGCCGGTCCTCGAGCGGGCCCGTGCGGCCGGGATCACGATCGTCCGCACCTACGGGATGAGCGAGACCTGCGGCGGCTGCGTCTACGACGGGGTGCCCCTCGACGGTGTCCGGGTCCGCGTCGGCGACGACTCGCGGGTGTGGGTCGGCGGCGCGACCCTCGCCTCCGGCTATCGGGGCCTGCCCGATCATCCCGCCTTCGCCGAGGCCGGCTGGTTCCGCACCGACGACGCCGGTCTGCTCGAGGACGGGGTGCTGCGCATCGTCGGCCGGCTCGACGAGGCGATCTCCACCGGCGGGCTGACCGTGGTGCCGCAGGTGGTCGAGGCCGTCCTGATCGGCCACCCGGCTGTGCGGGAGGTCGCGGTGGTGGGCCTGCCCGACGAACGGCTCGGCAGCCGCGTCGTCGCGGTCGTCGTCCCGGCCCCCGGCACCGACCCGACGCTCGCCGAACTGCGCGAGCACGTCGAGGCCTCCCTGGATGCGACGGCGGCGCCGCGCGAGGTCCATCTCGTCGACGCGCTGCCGCTGCGCGGGCCGGGCAAGGTCGATCGGCGCGCCCTCGTCTCGCGCTTCTCCTGACGGGTCGCCGCGCTCGGCGGTCGCCGCCGGGTGCGAAGATCGATCCATGGCAACGGCTGGTCAATGGATCGAAGGCGCTCGTCCGCGCACCCTCCCGAACGCGATAGCCCCCGTGCTGGCGGGCACCGGCGCCGCCGCGGCGCTCGGTGAGGCGGTGTGGTGGAAGGCACTGCTGGCCTTCGTCGTGGCCATGGGCCTGATCATCGGCGTGAACTTCGCGAACGACTACTCCGACGGCATCCGCGGCACCGACGACGAGCGGGTCGGCCCGATGCGGCTGGTCGGTTCCGGTGCCGCGAGCCCCGCGGAGGTCAAGCGCGCGGCGTTCGTGTGCTTCGGTATCGCGGCGGTGGCCGGTCTCGCCCTCGCCGTCACCACCGCCTGGTGGCTGGTGCTCGTCGGCGTGATCTGCATCGCCGGAGCCTGGTACTACACGGGCGGTAAGAACCCCTACGGCTACAGCGGTTTCGGTGAGGTCGGCGTCTTCGTGTTCTTCGGGCTGGTCGCGGTGCTGGGCACGCAGTTCGTGCAGGCCGAGCGCGTCGACTGGGTGGGTCTGACCTGCGCCGTCGCGGTGGGCTCGATCTCGACGGCGGTGCTGGTGACCAACAATCTGCGCGACATCGCGACGGACGCGGAGACCGGCAAGCGGACCCTGGCGGTCAAGCTCGGCGATCCGCGGACCCGCACGCTGCACCTGGTGCTGCTCGTCGTGCCGTTCGTGATGTCGGTGGTGCTGGTCGCGGCGACGCCGTGGGCGCTCGCCGGGTTCCTCGCGGCACCGTTCGCGTTCCGCGCGCACAAGCCGGTGCGTGAGGGTGCGCTCGGTCTCGCGCTCATCCCGGCGCTGGGCGACACGGGGATGGCGATGCTGGTGTGGGCGCTGGCGACCGCTCCCGCGCTGGCCTTCGGCTGAGCGCAGGCGGGAGCGGCCGGGGCGGTCAGTCCCGGTCGGGGACGACGATGCCCAGGACGAAGTTCACGATCGCGATGATCACACCGCCCCAGAAGGCCGCCCAGAAACCGTCGATCTCGAGGCCGTAGTCGGTGAACCCGCTCAGCCACGCGGTGAGCATGAGCATCAGAGCATTGATCACCAGCGTGAACAGGCCGAGCGTGAGGATCAGCAGGGGCAGCGACAGCAGCTTCACGAGTGGCTTGATGAAGGCGTTGACGATCGTGAAGATGATCGCGAGCACGACCAGGGTGACGATCTTCCCGGTGGTGTCCTCGGCCCCCTGAGGATCGACGTACTCGATACCTCCGACGAGTTCGACCGCGAGCCACAGGCCCACGGCGTTGATGATCAGACGCAGAATCAGCGACAGCATGGGTGCCACTGTGACACAGGATGCGCCCGTCACAGGACAGACCTGCGCGGTCGGCTGCGGTGCCACCGGCGCTCAGCGACCTCTCAGCGGCGAGGGGTAGCGTCGATCGGCGTGCGTTCACGTCCCACCCCTCTGCTCCTCGCCCTGATCGGCCTCCTCCTCGTCGCCGGCGGCACACTCTCCGCCTGGTTCGACGACCCGGAGGTGACGGTCGCCACCGGCTCCGAGTCGACCCCGGCCGCACCGTCGGCCGAGGGTGTCGCCGAGGCGCGAAGCAACCTGCAGCGGGCCGGTCTGCCGCTGTCGGTGCTGGGCAGCGGCGTCGGACAGCTCACCGAGGGCAGCGCCCAGCTCGACGACGGTGCCCGTCAGCTGTCGGACGGACTGCGACAGGCGCGGGACGGCGGGGAGCAGCTCGCCTCCGGGCTCGAACAGCTCGACGGCGGGGTGGGTCAGCTCGGCGACGGTGCCCGCCAGGTCAGCAGCGGGGTCGACGAGGTCGTCGGCCGGCTGACCGGTTTCGGCGCGATGCAGGGCGAGGTGACCGCCCAGCTCACCTCCGTCGCCGATTCGCTCGGCGCCTCCCCCGATCCGGTCTCGCAGAACGCGGCGGCGACGCTGCGGGGCCTGGTCCACACGCTCGACACCGAAGGACTCGGCCCGGACACCCTCGACCAGCTCGGGCAGCTGCGCGACGGGGCCCGGCAGCTCGCCTTCGAGCTGACCGACCCGAACGCGCAGTTCGTCGCGGGCATGTCGCAGGCCGCCGACGGATCGCGGCAGCTCCGCGACGGTCTGGTGCTCCTCGACGACGGCGGTCGCGCCCTGACGGACGGCACGGGACAGCTCGTCGACGGGGTGGGTCCGGTCGCCGATGTGGTCGGCGGCATCGCGGACAACGTCCGGTCGGCGACGGAGGCGCTGCCGCGCA
This region of Rhodococcus sp. Z13 genomic DNA includes:
- a CDS encoding 1,4-dihydroxy-2-naphthoyl-CoA synthase codes for the protein MTFDPELWRPVPGFENLTDITYHRHVTQGTVRVAFDRPEVRNAFRPHTVDELYAALDHARTSSDVGVVLLTGNGPSPKDGGWAFCSGGDQRIRGRSGYQYASGETADTVDKARAGRLHILEVQRLIRFMPKVVIALVNGWAAGGGHSLHVTCDLTLASREHARFKQTDADVGSFDGGYGSAYLAKMVGQKFAREIFFLGDTYTAEEMHHMGAVNKVVDHAELENVALEWAERINGKSPQARRMLKYAFNLQDDGLVGQQLFAGEATRLAYMTDEAVEGRDAFLEKRDPDWSPYPHYY
- a CDS encoding DUF4193 domain-containing protein: MATDYDAPRTTDILGGGGTALDDLDLKPAATADTDEVDVLETLDLPGADLSDLSAEELSVQVVPKQENEFTCMRCFLVQHHSRKASAEGEQPYCRDCA
- a CDS encoding VOC family protein, producing MEVLGSRTILRPRDYEAALEFYGTTLGLAISREYPGGTVFFAGQSLIEVAAHGRSDDDAPQVFHGALWLQVRDVYEVEAELALKGVRIVRGAKQEPWGLHELWIADPDGVPIVLVQIPPDHPIRRDVR
- a CDS encoding inorganic phosphate transporter, with the protein product MTAEFVVLLVVVVTALAFDFTNGFHDTGNAMATSIATGALKPKVAVALSAILNLVGAFLSVEVAATVAKGVVNLDTVGGSDLLLIVFAGLVGAILWNISTWLFGLPSSSSHALFGGLIGAALASIGTSGVVWDGVLGKVLLPAFLAPVVAALVSTVGIWSMHRLTRPVSTETRDRGFRMGQIGTASLMSLAHGTNDAQKTMGVIFLALVAHGSITADTEMPFWVKVACAVAIALGTYLGGWRIIRTLGKGLVEIAPPQGLAAESSSAAIILTSSHFGLPLSTTHVATGSILGTGLGTKGAEVRWSVARRMVVAWVITLPCAAFVGAMCWTLAHVIGGMPGVLVVFGILCALALFMYFRSRQQPVDASNVTADWEDGSLAPAGSSSDALAPEARP
- a CDS encoding DUF3349 domain-containing protein, with protein sequence MALPPFLASIVEWLRAGYPEGVPEQDYVPLFALLARRLSDEEVAQVANALIENGDLPITQIDIAVLVSKITNNMPSPEDVDRVRRHLESSGWDTTEYEL
- the menE gene encoding o-succinylbenzoate--CoA ligase, translated to MTALLETLPVPSGRDALSVLPALSRMLDGDGPALLPVPAGDPREIRRLTDALSPGEPIEPGVGLVVATSGTTGIPKGAQLTAAALRASGEATYTRIGGPGSWLLALPPHHIAGMQVLLRSLLAGTEPVVVDVSHGFDPAGLPAAVDAMPGPRRYSSMVPTQLIKVLDHPAAVDALARLDAILLGGAATPLPVLERARAAGITIVRTYGMSETCGGCVYDGVPLDGVRVRVGDDSRVWVGGATLASGYRGLPDHPAFAEAGWFRTDDAGLLEDGVLRIVGRLDEAISTGGLTVVPQVVEAVLIGHPAVREVAVVGLPDERLGSRVVAVVVPAPGTDPTLAELREHVEASLDATAAPREVHLVDALPLRGPGKVDRRALVSRFS
- a CDS encoding 1,4-dihydroxy-2-naphthoate polyprenyltransferase codes for the protein MATAGQWIEGARPRTLPNAIAPVLAGTGAAAALGEAVWWKALLAFVVAMGLIIGVNFANDYSDGIRGTDDERVGPMRLVGSGAASPAEVKRAAFVCFGIAAVAGLALAVTTAWWLVLVGVICIAGAWYYTGGKNPYGYSGFGEVGVFVFFGLVAVLGTQFVQAERVDWVGLTCAVAVGSISTAVLVTNNLRDIATDAETGKRTLAVKLGDPRTRTLHLVLLVVPFVMSVVLVAATPWALAGFLAAPFAFRAHKPVREGALGLALIPALGDTGMAMLVWALATAPALAFG
- a CDS encoding phage holin family protein, with translation MLSLILRLIINAVGLWLAVELVGGIEYVDPQGAEDTTGKIVTLVVLAIIFTIVNAFIKPLVKLLSLPLLILTLGLFTLVINALMLMLTAWLSGFTDYGLEIDGFWAAFWGGVIIAIVNFVLGIVVPDRD